CGCGCCGGAGTTGCACGACATGATCGCCGCCATCGGCATCATGCTGTTCCTCGAAGCCGGCGCGCAGGCAATGTGGGGCGCGGACTTCCATCGCATGCCCACGCCTTATGGCCAGATGGTGGAAGTGATGGGCCTGACCGCGCCGGCGCAACGGCTGCTGATCATCGCCGCCGCCTTCGGGCTGATGGTGCTGCTGCACCTGTTCCTCACCCGCACCGTGACCGGCTCCACCATCGTGGCGATGGCGCAGAACCGCGAGGGCGCGGCGCTGGTTGGCATCGACGCCACGCGTGTCACGCTGCTGGTGTTTGCCATCTCCGGCGCGCTCGCCGCCATTGCCGCCACGCTCTACGCGCCGATCAACCTGGTCTACCCGAGCATGGGCAACCTGGTCATCACCAAGGCCTTCGTCATCATCATCCTCGGCGGCATGGGCAGCATTCCGGGGGCCATCGTGGGCGGGCTGATCATCGGCATGGCCGAGAGCTTCGGCGGCTTCTACGTCTCGACGGACTACAAGGACATCATCGCCTTCGCGCTGCTGGTGCTCATCCTGTCGATCCGGCCCCAAGGCCTGTTTGCCGGCAAGGCCGCATAAGGAGCGCACCATGACAAAGACACTGCAAGGCAAGACCGGCTGGGCCCTGTTGCTGGCACTGGCCATCGCGTTCCCGCTGGTCACGCCCAACAGCTACTACCTGACGGTGATGACGCTGGCCTTTATCTACGCCATCGCCACGCTGGGGCTGAACCTGATCACGGGCTACACCGGCCAGCTCAACCTGGCGCACGGCGGCTTCATGGCCATCGGCGCTTATACGCTGGGTATTCTCACGGTGGATCACCAGGTGCCGTTCTGGGCGGCGTTCGTGCTGTCCGGCGTGGTGTGCATGGCGGTGGGCTACTTCGTCGGCGTGGTATCGCTGCGGCTCAAAGGCCATTACTTCTCGATCTTCACGCTGTGCATCGGCTACATCATCTACCTGCTGATCGAGAAGTGGGAGAGCCTGACGCACGGCACCGTGGGGCTGATCGGCATTCCGGTGCCGGCCTCGGTGGGCCCGCTCGCGTTCGACAACGTGCAGGCGCAGTACTACCTGGTGCTGTTCTTCCTGGTGGCGGGCACCTTCCTGATGCACCGCATCGTCACTTCGCTGCTGGGCCGCAGCTTCATGGCGGTGCGCAACAGCGACGCGCTGGCGGAGGCGCTCGGCATCAACCTGATGCGCACCAAGGTGCTGTCGTTCGTGCTGTCGGTGGGCTATGCCGGCTTTGCCGGCGCGCTGTACGCGGGCCAGGTGCGTTTTCTCGGGCCGGACATCGCGCGCACCGACCTGACCTTCGAGATGGTGATGGCGATGCTGGTGGGCGGCACCGGCACGCTGCTGGGGCCGCTGCTGGGCGCGGTGCTGGTGCCGTGGGTCACGCAGACGCTGCAGTTCCTGCAGGACTACCGCATGCTGGTGTTCGGGCCGGTGCTGGTGCTGCTGATCATTTTCGTGCCGGACGGCATCGTGGGCTCGTGGGCCAAGCGCCAGGCGCGCCGCGCCGCCGCCGCACGCCGCAGCGGCACGAGCCGCGCGCACCCGGCCGACGCGCCCGTCGCCGGCAACCCGAATGCAAACGCTGCGAATGCAGGGGCCGACCATGCTTGAGATCCGCAACCTGACCAAGAAATTCGGCGGCCTGAGCGCCGTGCACGATGTCTCGATCACCTTCGAGACGGGCCATATCAACGCCATCATCGGCCCCAACGGCGCGGGCAAGACCACCTTCTTCAACCTGATCGCCGGCACCCATGCGCCGACCTCCGGGCAGATCCTGCTCAAGGGCCGCAACGTGGCCGGCCTGCGCGCCGACCAGATCGCCCGCCTCGGCGTGGCCCGCACCTTCCAGGCCACGCACCTGTTCGACCGCGCCACCGTGCTGGACAACCTGATCGTCGGCCACCGGCTGCGCACGCAGGCGGGGCTGGCCGACGTGATCTTCAACACGCGCCGGCTGCGCGAGGAAGAACGGCTGTGCCGCGCCAAGGCCGAGGAGGCGCTCGACTTCGTGGGCCTGGCGCACCTCGCGCATGAAGTGGCGGCGGACATCACGCAGGAAGAGCGCAAGCGCGTGGCCTTTGCGCTGGCGCTGGCCACCGATGCCGAACTGCTG
The Cupriavidus basilensis DNA segment above includes these coding regions:
- a CDS encoding branched-chain amino acid ABC transporter permease; the encoded protein is MTKTLQGKTGWALLLALAIAFPLVTPNSYYLTVMTLAFIYAIATLGLNLITGYTGQLNLAHGGFMAIGAYTLGILTVDHQVPFWAAFVLSGVVCMAVGYFVGVVSLRLKGHYFSIFTLCIGYIIYLLIEKWESLTHGTVGLIGIPVPASVGPLAFDNVQAQYYLVLFFLVAGTFLMHRIVTSLLGRSFMAVRNSDALAEALGINLMRTKVLSFVLSVGYAGFAGALYAGQVRFLGPDIARTDLTFEMVMAMLVGGTGTLLGPLLGAVLVPWVTQTLQFLQDYRMLVFGPVLVLLIIFVPDGIVGSWAKRQARRAAAARRSGTSRAHPADAPVAGNPNANAANAGADHA
- a CDS encoding ABC transporter ATP-binding protein, giving the protein MLEIRNLTKKFGGLSAVHDVSITFETGHINAIIGPNGAGKTTFFNLIAGTHAPTSGQILLKGRNVAGLRADQIARLGVARTFQATHLFDRATVLDNLIVGHRLRTQAGLADVIFNTRRLREEERLCRAKAEEALDFVGLAHLAHEVAADITQEERKRVAFALALATDAELLLLDEPAGGVNPEETVGLAELIRKMVRHGKTVCLIEHKMDMIMRLADKIMVLNYGEKIAEGSPAQIQQDPQVIEAYLGADHVAA
- a CDS encoding branched-chain amino acid ABC transporter permease, yielding MTLFLQQVLNGLTLGGVYSLVALGLTLVYGILHVPNFAHGAFYMAGAYVSYYLMTSLGMNYWLAMGAAAIAVAALSMLADRLVFHPLRNAPELHDMIAAIGIMLFLEAGAQAMWGADFHRMPTPYGQMVEVMGLTAPAQRLLIIAAAFGLMVLLHLFLTRTVTGSTIVAMAQNREGAALVGIDATRVTLLVFAISGALAAIAATLYAPINLVYPSMGNLVITKAFVIIILGGMGSIPGAIVGGLIIGMAESFGGFYVSTDYKDIIAFALLVLILSIRPQGLFAGKAA